In Papio anubis isolate 15944 chromosome 20, Panubis1.0, whole genome shotgun sequence, a single window of DNA contains:
- the LOC101010708 gene encoding cytochrome c oxidase subunit 6B1 has product MAEEDIETKIKNYKTAPFDSRFPNQNQTNNCWQNYLDFHRCQKAMTAKGGNVSVCEWYQRVYQSLCPTSWVTDWDEQRAEGTFPGKI; this is encoded by the exons ATGGCGGAAGAAGACATTGAGACCAAAATCAAGAACTACAAGACTGCCCCTTTTGACAGCCGCTTCCCCAACCAGAACCAGACCAACAACTGCTGGCAGAACTACCTGG ACTTCCACCGCTGCCAGAAGGCAATGACCGCTAAAGGAGGCAATGTCTCTGTGTGCGAATGGTACCAGCGTGTGTACCAGTCCCTCTGCCCCACATCCTGG GTCACAGACTGGGACGAGCAACGGGCTGAAGGCACGTTTCCCGGGAAGATCTGA